One stretch of Miscanthus floridulus cultivar M001 chromosome 18, ASM1932011v1, whole genome shotgun sequence DNA includes these proteins:
- the LOC136519757 gene encoding bifunctional bis(5'-adenosyl)-triphosphatase/adenylylsulfatase FHIT-like, with translation MEASYKFGPYKIDAREVFHATPLSYAMVNLRPLLPGHVLVCPKREVKRFADLSSDETSNLWVTAKEVGVRLEQYHKASSLTFAIQDGPEAGQTVPHVHIHVIPRKKGDFEKNDEIYDAIDVKEKELKEKLDLDIERKDRSMEEMAHEANEYRALFS, from the exons ATGGAGGCCTCCTACAAGTTCGGGCCCTACAAGATCGACGCCAGGGAGGTCTTCCATGCCACGCCCCTCTCCTACGCCATGGTCAACCTCCGCCCCCTCCTCCCGGGT CATGTTCTTGTGTGCCCCAAGCGTGAAGTGAAAAGATTCGCTGATCTCAGTTCTGATGAGACAAGCAACTTATGGGTTACTGCAAAGGAAGTCGGTGTACGTCTTGAGCAGTACCATAAAGCATCTTCACTTACCTTTGCTATTCAG GATGGTCCTGAAGCTGGCCAAACAGTTCCACATGTCCACATTCATGTCATCCCGAGGAAGAAAGGGGATTTTGAGAAAAATGATGAAATATATGATGCG ATTGATGTGAAAGAGAAAGAATTGAAGGAGAAGCTTGACCTGGACATTGAGAGGAAAGATAGAAGCATGGAAGAAATGGCTCATGAGGCCAATGAGTACCGTGCTCTTTTTTCCTAG
- the LOC136519756 gene encoding protein LURP-one-related 8-like has product MSNRIHPSDASRGGRARRAAAVYTVWKRSSMGFQGTDGFCVYDDAGRLAFRVDNYSRRRKLCAGELLLMDGQGAPLLSLRPQLLSLHDRWNCYTATEEGGVDKKPSASSQQQVFTMSRCSALKISDEAEVHMSAAGTAASSSLSGLGCNKHPQAAAASGYRVEGSFSRRSCKIRRGSDGKEAARITRKNAGVASRPAATLGDDVFSLVVRPGVDAATIIAIVVVMDRICHKPYTPMVCSSQ; this is encoded by the exons ATGAGCAATAGAATACACCCGTCGGATGCTAGCCGCGGCGGCCGAGCTCGTCGGGCGGCGGCGGTGTACACGGTATGGAAGAGGTCCAGCATGGGGTTCCAGGGCACCGACGGCTTCTGCGTCTACGACGACGCGGGCAGGCTGGCGTTCCGCGTCGACAACTACTCCCGGCGGCGGAAGCTCTGCGCCGGCGAGCTGCTGCTCATGGATGGACAGGGCGCGCCGCTCCTCTCCCTCAGGCCACAG CTTCTCAGCCTGCACGATCGCTGGAACTGCTACACAGCAACGGAAGAAGGCGGCGTCGACAAGAAGCCGTCTGCCTCGTCACAGCAGCAAGTGTTCACGATGAGCAGGTGTTCAGCTCTGAAGATCAGCGACGAAGCAGAGGTCCACATGTCAGCAGCAGGCACTGCTGCGTCGTCATCGTTATCTGGCCTTGGCTGCAACAAGCACCCGCAGGCCGCCGCCGCTTCGGGCTACCGGGTCGAGGGCTCCTTCTCCAGGAGGAGCTGCAAGATCCGTCGTGGCAGCGACGGCAAGGAGGCGGCGCGGATAACGAGGAAGAACGCCGGCGTGGCGTCCAGGCCGGCGGCGACGCTCGGTGACGACGTGTTCAGCCTCGTCGTCCGGCCGGGTGTCGACGCGGCGACGATCATAGCTATCGTTGTTGTCATGGATAGGATCTGTCACAAACCGTACACGCCCATGGTGTGTTCTTCACAGTAG